The Mycobacteriales bacterium DNA segment TTCCCGCCAGCAGTGGCGCGACGGCGGCCACGCCGGAGTAGTCGCCGGTCAGCCGGCTGCGACCGCGGGCGATGAGGAAGCCGACGACGAGGAACAGCGCGCCGGTCGACAGGCCGTGGTTGACCATGTAGAGCACCGCGCCGGTCTGCGCCTGGCTGGTGAAGGCGAAGATACCCAGGCCGATGAAGCCGAAGTGCGCGATGGAGGTGTAGGACACCAGCCGCTTGAGGTCCTTCTGGCCCATCGCCAGCAGCGCGCCGTAGAGGATTCCGATGACGCACAGGACGACGATGTACGGGCCGAGGATGCGGCTGGCCTCGGGGAACAGCGGCAGGCAGTAGCGCAGGAACCCGAAGGTGCCGACCTTGTCGAGGATGCCGACCAGCAGCACCGCTCCACCGACCGGCGCCTCGGCACCCGCGTCGGGCAGCCAGGTGTGGAACGGGAACAGCGGGGCCTTGATGGCGAAGGCGATGAAGAAGCCGCTGAACAGCGCGATCTCCACCCCGGTGCTCATCTGCAGCCCGACCAGCTGCTCGAAGGCGAAGGTGCCCTGGCCGTCCGGGTCGTTGCCGGCCGAGACGACGTAGAGGCCGATGACGGCTGCCAGCATGAGCAGCCCGCCGGCCAGGCTGAACAGCAGGAACTTCACCGCGGCGTACGACCGGCGCGGACCGCCGTAGCTGCCGATGATGAAGTACATCGGGATGAGCATCGCCTCGAAGAAGACGTAGAACAGGAAGACGTCGGTGGCGGCGAAGACACCGATCATCATCGTCTCGAGCACCAGCAGCAGCGCGAAGAAGGTGGGCACGCTGCGCTTGCGCGGGGGGTCGCCGGCGGGCGGCTCGGTGCCGGCCGGCGGGGCGGCGACCGGCGGGTCGAGAACCGCGGTGCCGCCCCCCGAGTGGGTGGCGGTCTCGGCCGCCCGGCCGGTGTCCGGTGAGACCGAGCGGATCGGCCCGGACGTGGTCGTGCGTGTCGCGGCGCCGGCCACGATCCCAGCCGGCTCGGGCACCGGGTCCGCCTCGTGCCAGCCGGCCAGCACCACGACCGGCACCAGCACCGCGACGAGAGCGATGAGCACCAGCGCGATCCCGTCGACGCCGAGGGCGTACTGCACACCGAAAGCGGGGATCCAGTCGTGCGCCTCGGTGAACTGGAAGCGGTCGCCCGTCGGGGCGAACGCCGCACTGATCGCGATCGTCAGAGCGAGCACGACGAGCGACGTGGCCAGCGCGACCTGCTTGGCCAGCAGGTCCCGGCCGCGTGGCAGCGCCGCGATGACCGACGCGCCGACGAGCGGCACGAGGCCGAGAATCGTCAGCCAGGGCAGGTCGCTCATGTCCCGAGCCTGGTCACGAGCAGGGCGCCGACCACGAGAGCAGCTCCTCCGAACATCGACAGGGCATAGGACCGTACGAAGCCGTTCTGCCAGCGGCGCAGCCGGCCGGAGCCACCGCCGATCCCCGCCGCCATGCCGTGCACGGCACCGTCGATGCCGCGGTTGTCCACGAACACCAGCGCGCGGGTGAGGTACTGGCCGGGGCGCATGAGCAGATTCTCGTTGAGCGCGTCGAAGTAGAGATTCCGGCGGGCCGCGACCGTCAGTGGGCTCACCGCGACGGGGGCGGTGGTCGGGACCGGCCGCCTCGCGTACTGCAGGTAGGCCACGAGCACGCCGAGCGCGCTGACGGCGGTCACGATCGCCGTCACGACAATCGGCTCCAGCACGTGCTGGACCTCCTCGCGGCCGAGGACCGGGGCCAGGAAGTCCGGCAGCGGCGTGACGTGCACCAACAGGTAGCCGCTGACGACCGAGCCGACGGCCAGGATGACCATGGGCACGGTCATCACCGCCGGCGACTCGTGCGGGTGGACGTCCTCGGTCCACCGCTTCGGGCCGAAGAACGTCATCACCATCATCCGGGTCATGTAGAAGGCGGTGACGCCGGCGATGACGATCGCGGTGCCGCCCATCAGCCAGCCGCGGACGCCGCCCTGGTCCAGCGCCGCCTCGACGATGAGGTCCTTGGAGAAGAAGCCGGCGAACAGCGGGAAGCCGATGATGGCCAGATAGCCCGCCGTCATGCAGGCGAAGGTCACCGGCATCTCCTTGCGCAGGCCGCCGAAGCGCCGCATGTCGACCTGGTCGTTCATGCCGTGCATGACCGACCCGGCCGACAGGAACATGCAGGCCTTGAAGAAGCCGTGCGTCAGCAGGTGCAGGATCGCGACGGCAGCCGCGCCGGGGATCGCGACGGCGAGGAACATGTAGCCGATCTGACTGACGGTGGAGTAGGCCAGCACCTTCTTGATGTCGTCGTAGACGCAGCCGATGACGGCTCCGATGACCAGCGTGACCACGCCGATGATGCCCACGACCAGCCGCGCGGTGTCGCTCACCTCGTAGAGCGGCAGCGAGCGGGCGATGAGGTAGACGCCGGCGGTGACCATCGTCGCCGCGTGGATGAGCGCGGAGACCGGCGTCGGGCCGGCCATGGCGTCCGGCAGCCAGGTGTGCAGCGGGAACTGGCCGGACTTGCCGGCCGCGCCGAGCAGCAGCAGCAGCCCGATCGCGGTGGCGGTGCCTGCAGCCAGCAGCTCGGCCGAGCCGAAGACGCCGCTGAACGACGTCGTGCCCAGTGCCGCGAACATCAGGAAGATCGCGATCAGCAGGCCGACGTCGCCGACCCGGTTCATGATGAACGCCTTCTTGGCGGCCGTCGCGTACTCCGGGACGTGGAACCAGAAGGAGATGAGCAGGTAGGACGCCAGGCCCACGCCCTCCCAGCCGAGGAACAGCGCCAGGTAGCTGTTGCCCAGCACCAGCACCAGCATCGCCGCGATGAACAGGTTCAGGTAGCCGAAGAACAGCCGGCGCCGCGGGTCGTGCGCCATGTAGCCGAGCGAGTAGACGTGGATGAGCAGGCCGACGCCGGTGATGAGCAGCACGAACGTCGCCGACAGCGGGTCCAGCAGCAGGCCGACGTCGATCTGCAGCTCGTTGACCGGCACCCAGGAGTACAGGTGCAGGTCGGCGGTGCGCTGCTCGAGCCCGAGCAGCGCAGCAAAGGCCATGAGCCCGTACAGGAAGGAGCCGGCGCATGCGGCGATGGCGAGGTACGGGCCCCAGTCGTTGGTACGCCGGCCGCCGAGCAGCAGGATCGCTGAACCGGCCAGCGGCAGCGCGACGAGCAGCCACAGCAGCTCGAGCGAGCCGGCCGCCGCCAGGTAGTCACCGGTCGGCAGCGGCTCGGCCAGCGCCTCGCTGGCCAGCGTGGTCTCTGCGTGCACGGCAGCGTGCAGGAGCAGGCTCACCGGATCGCTCCTCGTCGGGGCGTGCGCAGCACGGGCCGGACCTCGTCCTCTGTCGGGTGCGGCAGGTTCAGGTGCCGCGGATGGTCAGTACTTGAGCAGGTTGGCGTCGTCGACCGAGGCCGACCGTCGGCTGCGGAAGATGCTCATGATGATGGCCAGACCGACCACGACCTCAGCCGCGGCCACCACCATGACGAAGAAGGCCATCACCTGGCCGTCGAGGGTGCCGGTGGTGCGGCTGAAGGTGACCAGCGTGAGGTTGACCGAGTTGAGCATCAGCTCCACGCTCATGAACACCAGGATGGCGTTGCGGCGCAGCAGCACCCCGAGGCCACCGATGGTGAACAGCAGCGCCGCGAGGATGAGGTAGTAGGACTCGTTCACGACTGCCGAACCGTCTCGTTGGTCTCGCCGCCGGCGGTCGACTCGAGGATCGGGCTCACGCTGTCCTCGGACTGGGAGCCGTCGGGCAGCAGCGCCGGGGTGGCCGTCGAGTTGTGCCCGGCGTAGACACCGGGGCCGGGCAGCGCGAAGGGGTTGCCGCCGGCGAAACGCTGCCGGGCGAGCTCGCGCTGCGTCGTCCTCGGTGTGGCGCGCTCCTTGTGCGCGAGCACCATCGCACCCAGCGCCGCGGTGATGAGCAGCGCGCTGGTCAGCTCGAACGCGAACAGGTAGTCGGTGAACAACAGCCGGGCGATGCCGACGACGTTGCCTTCTTCGTTCGCGGCGTCGAGCCCGACTGCGGCGACGGTGCCGTCGTCGCCCACCATCGCGCTGGCCAGGGTCCCCGTCAGCAGCGCAGCGAAGCCGAGGCCCACGACGAAAGCAGCGATGCGGTGGCCGCGCAGCGTCTCGATCAGCGAGTCGCTCGAGTCGACGCCGACGAGCATGAGGACGAACAGGAACAGCATGAGGATGGCGCCGGTGTAGACGATGATCTGCACGGCCGCGAGGAACGGCGCGTCCTGCACGGCGTAGAGCCCGGCCAGGCTCAGCATCACCCCGGCCAGGAACAGCGCGGCGTGCACGGCGTTGCGCGCCAGCACCATCATCACCGCAGCGACGGTCGCGATCGGTCCGAGGATCCAGAACGTGACGGCCTCGCCGGTGCTGGTCGCGGCGAGCAGCAGCTGCGGGTCGCTCATCGCTCCGCCTGCCCGGCGCCGCCGCTGTCGTCGGGGTCCAGCCGGCCCTCGACCGACGGGTCGCCGCCGACCGGCGAGACCTTCTGGACGGCGCCGACGTAGTAGTCGGCGTCACTGTCGCCCAGCCGCATCGGGTGCGGCGGCTCCTCCATGCCCGGGAGCATCGGGGCCAGCAGCTGGGTCTTGGTGAAGATGAGGTCCTCGCGGCTGTCGTCGGCCAACTCGTACTCGTTGGTCATCGTCAGCGACCGGGTCGGGCAGGCCTCGATGCACAGCCCGCAGAAGATGCAGCGCAGGTAGTTGATCTGATAGATCGACGCGTAGCGCTCACCGGGCGAGTAGCGCGCCTCCTCGGTGTTGTCGGCGCCCTCGACGTAGATGGCGTCGGCCGGGCACGCCCAGGCGCACAGCTCGCAGCCGATGCACTTCTCCAGGCCGTCCGGGTGCCGGTTCAGCACGTGCCGGCCGTGATAGCGCGGCGCCGTCGGAGTGACCTGCTCAGGGTACTGCTCGGTGGTCACCTTCTTGAACATCTGGCTGAAGGTGAGCCCGAATCCGCGTACGGGATCAAGAATGCCGGCCATGTCAGGCCTCGCTCTCGGGGTTCTCGGGGGCGGCGCCGACACCGGACAGCGCGCTGTGCCGCAGCGACCGCGGCGTCGGCGGGACGACCAGGTCCATCGGCGGGGCCGGGTAGCCGCCCTCGGACAGGGGGGTCAGATCGGTGCCGGGACCCTCGCCCACTCCTGAGCCGGCACCGGTCAGCTGTTCGTCCGTGGAAGGAGCGGGGATCAGCCAGAAGACCGCGAGCACGACGACGAAGATCACACCGACACCGAACAGCAGCGTGCGGCGGTCGTCGATCTCGAGCGTCGCGGTGCGGATCGCCGCGACCAGCATGATCCACAACAGGCCGACCGGCACGAGCACCTTCCAGCCGAAGCGCATGAAGGTGTCGTAGCGCATCCGCGGCAGCACCCCGCGCAGCCAGATGAAGCAGAAGATGAACGCCGCGGTCTTGGACAGGAACCACACGATCGGGAAGAAGCCGGTCGAGAGGAACTCCACCTGCGAGAACGGCCAGATCGGCATCCAGCCGCCGAGGAACAGCGTCGTCGCGAGCGCCGAGACAGTGATGATGTTGATGTACTCGGCGAGGAAGAACATCGCGAACTTCAGCGAGCTGTACTCGGTGTGGAAGCCGCCGACCAGCTCGCTCTCGGCCTCGGGGAGGTCGAACGGCGCCCGGTTCGTCTCGCCCGTGATGGCGATGACGTAGATGAAGAAGCTGACCGGCAGGGTGAGCACGAACCAGCGGCTCTCCTGCGCGGCGACGATCTCGCTGGTGGACAGCGAGCCGGCGTAGAGGAAGACGGCGACCAGCGACAGCGCCATCGCGATCTCGTACGAGATCACCTGCGCGGCCGACCGAAGCCCGCCGAGCAGCGGGTAGGTCGAGCCGCTGGACCAGCCGGCGAGCACGATGCCGTAGACGCCGACGCTTGCCGCCGCCAAGACGAACAGCGCCCCGACCGGCAGGTCGGTCAGCTGCAGCGCCGTCTCGTGGCCGGCGATCGTCACCTTCGGGCCGAACGGGATGACGCTGAAGGCGAGGAAGGCGGGAATCGCGGACAGCAGCGGCGCGAGGATGTAGACCGGCTTGTCGGCCATGGCCGGGATGATGTCTTCCTTCAGCGCCAGCTTGATCCCGTCGGCCAGGCCCTGGCCGACGCCGAACGGCCCCACCCGGTTGGGGCCGGAGCGCTGCTGCATGCGGGCGACGACGCGGCGCTCGCCCCAGATGGTCAGCAGGGTCATGGTGACGAGCAGGGCGAAGACGAACAGCACCTTGGCGATCGTCAGCCAGAGGGGCTCGTTGCCGAAGCTGGTCAGGGGCAGGTGGTTGTCCCGGCCACCCTCCTGCGCGAGCCACGTCATGCGGCACCTCCTGTCCGGCCGGCCGTTGCGTCCGCGACCGACAGTCGCACGACGGCGCCCGGGACGACCGCGAGGTCGCGGCGCACGGCGGCGTCCGGCGTGCGCATCGGCACCCAGACGACCCGGTCGGGCAGGTCGGCGACCACCAGCGGGAGGGTCAGGCTGCCACGATCGGAGGAGACGGTCACCAGTTCGCCGTCGGCGGCCCCCAGATCGGCGGCCGTGCCGGCCGACAGGTGCAGCCGCGGCTTCCTGGCGGTGCCGGCCAGGAACGGCTCGCCGTCGCTCAGCGAGCCGTCGTCCAGCAGCCAGTGCCAGGACGCGAGAACCGCCTCGCCGGCCTGCGGCGACGCGACCGGCTCGGGGTCGTACGAGGGGGCCGTGGCGGTGCCGGGCGCGGCGCCGAGGCGGGCGATCTCGGCGCGCGCCGAGGCGACGTCGGGCAGCGCGATCGGCACGTCCATCTCGTCGGCGAGGACGTGCAGGACGCGGCCGTCGGGCAGCCCGCCGCTCTTGTCGAGCACCCGCTCGAACGGGCGGGCCCGGCCCTCCCAGTCGAGGTAGGTGCCGGCCTTCTCCACGGCGGCCGCCACCGGCAGCACCACGTCGGCGCGGTCGGTGACTGCCGAGCGGCGCAGCTCGAGGCTGACCAGGAACGGCACGGCGTCCAGGGCGTCGAGGGCGAGCTCCGGGTCGGGGCAGTCGGCCGGGTCGACGGCACCGACCAGCAGGGCCGAGAGTCCGCCGTCGCGGGCGGCGGTGAGGATGCCGTCGAGGCCGCGGCCGGGCGTCGCGGGCAGCTCCCCCCACACGGCGGCGACGTCGGCCGCGTCGGCACCGCCGTCAGAGGTCACGAGCCGGCCGCCGGGCAGCAGGCCGGGCAGCGTGCCGGTGTCGATCGCGCCACGCTCACCGGCCCGGCGGGGGATCCAGGCCAGCCGCGCCCCGGTGGCCGTTGCCAGCCGCGAGGCGGCGGAGAGCGCGCCGGAAGTCGCGGCCAGCCGCTCGCCGACCAGGATCACGGCGCCGGGCTCGCGCAGCGCGGCCGAGGCCTCGGCTGCAGTCGACTGACCCTCACCGTCGGTCCCACCGACAAGGCCTGTGAGCACTGCGGTTTCACCACCCGGAGCGGTCTGCAGCAGGCGCGCGGCGGTCTTGATCGAGCCGGGCGACCGGAACGGCGCGACCGTGAAGACCCGTGTCCCGGTGCTGCGGACCGCCTTGCGCAGCCGCAGGAACAGGATCGGCGACTCCTCCTCCGGCTCGAAGCCGGCGAGCAGCACCGTACGTGCCTGCTCGAGCTCTGCGTAGGTCAGCACGCCGTCCTGGCCGGCGTAGCGGCCGGCGACGTGCGCGGCGAGGAAGGCCTGCTCCTCGGCCGAGTGCGGGCGCACCCGCGAGTCGATGTCGTTGGTGCCGAGGACGACGCGGGCGAACTTCGCGTACGCGTACGCGTCCTCGACGGTGAGCCGGCCACCCGGCAGCACACCCACGCCGTTCTCGGCGCGCGCGAGACGCAGCCCCTCGGCGGCCCGGTCGAGCGCCTCGGTCCACGACGCCGGGCGGAGCTGGCCGGTCCCGTAGTCGCGCACCAGCGGCGAGGCGAGGCGGTCACCCTGCTGGGCGTAGGTGAACGCCCAGCGGCCCTTGTCGCAGTTCCACTCCTCGTTGACCGCGGGGTCGTCGCCGGCCAGCCGGCGGAGCACCTTGCCGCGCCGGTGGTCGGTGCGCAGCGCGCAGCCCGAGGCGCAGTGCTCGCACACCATCGGCGTGGAGACCAGGTCGAACGGCCGCGCACGGAAGCGGTAGGCCGCGCCGGTCAGCGCACCGACCGGGCAGATCTGCACCGTGTTGCCGGAGAAGTAGCTCTCGAACGGCTGGTCGGAGTAGATCGCGACCTGCTGCAGCGCACCCCGCTCGAACATCTCGATGAACGGGTCGCCGGCCACCTGCTGGGAGAAGCGGGTGCAGCGGGCGCAGAGCACGCAGCGCTCGCGGTCGAGCAGCACCTGGCTGCTGATCGCGATCGGCTTGGGAAAGGTCCGCTTGACGTCGTGGAAGCGCGACTCGGCGTTGCCGTTGCTCATCGTCTGGTTCTGCAGCGGGCACTCGCCGCCCTTGTCGCAGACCGGGCAGTCCAGCGGGTGGTTGATCAGGAGCAGCTCGAGAGTGCCCTCCTGCGCCTTCTTGGCCACCGGGCTGGTGAGCTGGGTCTGCACCACCATGCCCTCGGTCACCGTCGTCGTGCAGGCGGTCAGCGGCTTGCGCTGGCCCTCCACCTCCACGATGCACTGCCGGCAGGCACCGACCGGGTCGAGCAGCGGGTGGTCGCAGAAGCGCGGGATCTGGATGCCCAGCAGCTCGGCAGCGCGGATGACCAGCGTGCCCTTGGGAACCGCGACCTCGAAGCCGTCGATGGTGAGGGTGACCAGGTCGGTGGGCACCACGTCGGTGGTGCCGGGCGAGGTGACGGTCATGCGGGCATCCCTGCGGTGTCCATGGCGAACACGGTGCTGGCGTGCGGGTCGAACGGGCAGCCCGCGTCGGTGATGTGGGCGAGGAACTCCTCGCGGAAGTACTGCACGCCGGACACGATCGGGCTGGTCGCCCCGTCCCCGAGCGCGCAGAACGACCGGCCGAAGATGTTGTCGCAGGTGTCCAGGAGCGTCGCGATGTCGGCCTCGGTGCCGGTTCCGGCCTCGAGCCGCTGCAGGATCTGCACCATCCAGTAGGTGCCCTCCCGGCACGGTGTGCACTTCCCGCACGACTCGTGCGCGTAGAACTCGGTCCACCGAAGGATGGCGCGCACGACGCACGTCGTCTCGTCGAAGCACTGCAGCGCCTTGGTGCCGAGCATCGAGCCGGCGGCGGCGACGCCCTCGTAGTCGAGCGGGACGTCGAGGTGCTCGGCGGTGAGCAGTGGCGTGGAGGACCCGCCGGGGGTCCAGAACTTCAGCGTGTGGCCCTCGCGCATACCCCCCGACAGATCGAGCAGCTGGCGCAGGGTGATGCCCAGCGGGGCTTCGTACTGCCCCGGGCTCTGCACGTGCCCGGACAGAGAGTAGAGCGTGAAGCCCTTGCTCTTCTCGGTGCCCATGCTCGAGAACCACTCCGCGCCGCCGAGCACGATGCTCGGCACCGACGCGATGGACTCGACGTTGTTGACGACCGTCGGGCTGGCGTAGAGACCGTGCGTGGCCGGGAACGGCGGGCGCAGCCGGGGCTGGCCGCGGTAGCCCTCGAGCGAGTCGAGCAGCGCCGTCTCCTCGCCGCAGATGTAGGCGCCGGAGCCGGCGTGCACGACCACGTCGAGGTCGAAGCCGGTACCGCCGATGTCCCTGCCGAGATGGCCGGCGGTGTAGGCGTCGGCGACCGCCTGCTGCAGGCGGCGCAGGACGTGGACCACCTCGCCACGGACGTAGATGACCGCGAAGCCGGCCCGGATGGCGTAGGACGTGATGGCCACGCCCTCGACCAGCGCGTGCGGGTTCGCCATCAGGAACGGGATGTCCTTGCAGGTGCCGGGTTCGCTCTCGTCGGCGTTGACGACGAGGTAATGCGGCTTGGCCGCCTGACCCTCCGTGCCTTGCGGGATGAAGCCCCACTTCATGCCGGTCGGGAAGCCGGCGCCGCCGCGACCCCGCAGGCCGGACTCCTTGACCAGCGCGATGACCGCGTCGGGCTCCATCGCCAGCGCCTTGCGCAGCGCGGTGTAGCCGTCGTGCCGGGTGTAGCCGTCGATCGTGAAGCAGTCCGCTTCGTCCCAGTGGCGGGACAGGACGGGAGTGAAGACCATCAGGCGTCCTTGCTCTGCGACGCCGCGGCGGCGCTGTCGGGGTAGGCCGGTGCCGCGTCACCGCGCGCCCTGGCCAGCTCGAGGCCGACCAGGGTCGCCGGCCCGGCCTGCACGCCCTCGTGGGCGCGGCCGTCCGGGAAGCCGGCCAGCACCCGCGAAGCCTGCTTGAAGGTGCACAGGCTGTCCGGCCCACGGGTCGGCGCCGGCGGACTGCCGTCGCGGCAGGCGTCGACCAGCTCGCGCGCCGAGGACGGTGTCTGGTTGTCGTAGAACTCCCAGTTGACCATCATCACCGGCGCGTAGTCACAGGCCGCGTTGCACTCGATGTGCTCCAGGCTGATCCGGCCGTCCTCGGTGGTCTCGTTGTGGCCGATGCCGAGGTGCTCCTTGAGCCCGTCGAGGATCACGTCGCCGCCGAGCACCGCGCACAGGGTGTTCGTGCAGACACCGACGTGGTAGTCCCCCGCCGGCTTGCGGCGGTACATCGTGTAAAAGGTCGCCACCGCACCGACCTCGGCCTTGGTCAGCCCCAGCTCCTCCGCGCACAGCGCGATGCCCTCGGGGCTGACGTAGCCCTGCTCGGACTGCACCAGGTGCAGCATCGGCAGCAGCGCCGAGCGGGACTGCGGATACCGCGCGATGATCTCGCGCGCCTCGAGCCGGGTCTGCTCGGACAGCACGGACGGGCCGTCTCCTTCTGCGACCGTCATCGGTCGACACCTCCCATGACAGGGTCGATCGAGGCCACCGCGGCGATGGCGTCCGACAGCATGCCGCCCTCACACATCGCTGCGGTCGCCTGCAGGTTCGTGAACGACGGGTCGCGGACGTGGACGCGGTACGGCCGGGTGCCGCCGTCGCTCACCACGTGCATGCCGAGCTCCCCGCGGGGCGACTCGACGGCGGTGTAGACCTGGCCCGGCGGGACCCGGAAGCCCTCGGTCACCAGCTTGAAGTGGTGGATGAGCGCCTCCATCGAGGTACCCATGATCTTCTTCACGTGGTCGAGCGACTGGCCGAGGCCGTCGCTCCCGAGCGCCAGCTGCGCCGGCCAGGCGATCTTGGTGTCCGCCACCATGACCGGGCCCGGCTCGAGCTTGTCGAGTGCCTGTTCGATGATCTTCAACGATTCGTACATCTCCTGCTTGCGGACCAGGAAGCGGCCCCAGCAGTCGGCGTCGGTGTGCGTGGCGACGTCGAACTCGTAGTCCTCGTAGCCGCAGTACGGGTCGGTCTTGCGCAGGTCCCAGGCCAGGCCGGCCGAGCGCAGGATCGGGCCGGTGACGCCGAGCGCCAGGCAGCCCTGCACGTCCAGGTGGGCGATCTTCTGCGTGCGGGCCCGCCAGATGGGATTGCCGGTGAGCATCTTGTCGATGCCCGCGAAGCGCCCGGGCAGGATCGTGAGCAGCTCGCGGATCTTCTCGACGGCGCCGGGCGGCAGGTCCTGGGCCAGCCCGCCGGGCCGCACGTACGCATGGTTCATCCGCAGGCCGGTGATCATCTCGAGTACGTCGAGGACCAGCTCGCGCTCGCGGAAGGCGTTGGTCATGGCGGTCAGCGCGCCCAGCTCGAGCCCCCCGGTCGCGAAGGCGACGAGGTGGCTGGCGATGCGGTTGAGCTCCATGCACAGCACGCGGATCGTGGTCGCGCGCGGCGGCGCCTCGATACCGAGCAGCTTCTCGACGGCCAGGCTGTAGGCCGTCTCGTTGAAGATCGGCGCGAGGTAGTCCATCCGGGTCACGAAGGTGACGCCCTGCACCCAGTTGCGGTACTCGAGGTTCTTCTCGATCCCGGTGTGCAGGTAGCCGATGACGGTGCGGGCGCTGGTGACGGTCTCACCCTCGAGCTCCATCACCAGACGCAGCACGCCGTGCGTGGACGGGTGCTGCGGGCCCATGTTGACGACGATCCGCTCGTCCTCGACGCCGGCGCCGAGCACGCTGTCCCAGTCGCCGCCGGTGACCGTGTAGACGGTGCCCTCGGTGGTCTCCCGGGCGCTGGCGGCGTACGGGTCGGCGCCTGGCGCCTCGGTGGTGGTGTCGTCGTAGGTGGTCACGCGTAGGACCTCCGCTCGTCCGGCGGCGGGATCTGCGCGCCCTTGTACTCCACCGGCACGCCCCCCAGCGGGTAGTCCTTGCGCTGCGGGAAGCCCGACCAGTCATCGGGCATGAGGATCCGGGTCAACGCCGGGTGGCCGTCGAACTGCACACCGAACATGTCCCACGTCTCGCGCTCGTGGAAGTCGGCGGTCGGATAGACCCCGGTGACGCTGGCGACGTGCGGGGCAGCCCCGGACACGGCGGTCTCGAGCCGCAGCCGCCGCCGGTAGGTCATCGACAGCAGGTGGTAGACGACCGCGAAGCGCTCCGGCCGGGTCGGGTAGTCGACGCCGGAGACGCCGAGCAGCAGCTCGTAGCGGTGCTCCTGGTCGTCGCGCAGGTGCTGGCAGAGGTCAGCGACCTTGTCCGGCCGCACGTGCAGCGTCAGCTCACCCCGGTCCGCCACCACCCGGGTGACGGACTCGCCGTAGCCGGGAAAGGCCTCCTCGAGCGCGTCGACGGCCTCGTCGAACCAGCCGCCGAACGGCCGCGGCGAGGAGGCGTCGGTCGAGGTGCGGCGGACCAGGCCGCCGAAGCCGCTGGTGTCGCCGCCGGCGCTCGCGCCGAACATGTCGCTGCCCGCGCGGGCCGCCGTGCCGGTGGGGGCGACGGCCGATCCGGTCCCCTCGACCGCGCCGGGTCGTGGGCCGGAGCCGGTCACCCGCTCCGGACTGGTGCCGCCGCTCATCGCATGAGCTCCGTGTGCAGCGCCGTGCGGTGGTCCTTCTTGCCCTCGGGGGTGTAGCGCTCGCTGCTCGCCACCAGCTCGCGCGGCGCGTAACCCGGCAGCTCGCGGCGGCGCGAGTTGCTGCCGAGCGGCTCGTCCATGATCTTGTCGTGCAGCTTGAGGATCGCGTCGAGCAGCATCTCGGGACGGGGCGGGCACCCCGGGAGGTACATGTCGACCGGCACGATGTGGTCCACGCCCTGGACGATGGCGTAGTTGTTGAACATCCCGCCGCTGCTGGAGCAGACACCCATCGCGATGACCCACTTGGGCTCGGGCATCTGGTCGTAGATCTGCCGCACGACGGGCGCCATCTTCTGACTCACCCGGCCGGCGACGATCATCAGGTCGGCC contains these protein-coding regions:
- a CDS encoding NADH-quinone oxidoreductase subunit M produces the protein MSDLPWLTILGLVPLVGASVIAALPRGRDLLAKQVALATSLVVLALTIAISAAFAPTGDRFQFTEAHDWIPAFGVQYALGVDGIALVLIALVAVLVPVVVLAGWHEADPVPEPAGIVAGAATRTTTSGPIRSVSPDTGRAAETATHSGGGTAVLDPPVAAPPAGTEPPAGDPPRKRSVPTFFALLLVLETMMIGVFAATDVFLFYVFFEAMLIPMYFIIGSYGGPRRSYAAVKFLLFSLAGGLLMLAAVIGLYVVSAGNDPDGQGTFAFEQLVGLQMSTGVEIALFSGFFIAFAIKAPLFPFHTWLPDAGAEAPVGGAVLLVGILDKVGTFGFLRYCLPLFPEASRILGPYIVVLCVIGILYGALLAMGQKDLKRLVSYTSIAHFGFIGLGIFAFTSQAQTGAVLYMVNHGLSTGALFLVVGFLIARGRSRLTGDYSGVAAVAPLLAGTFLLAGLSSLALPGLSTFISEFLVLLGTYARYPVAAVLAAIGVILAALYILLMYQRTMQGPLRLPAGISSIRDLHLREVLAVAPLLALMIFLGFYPKPLTDVITPAVNATMQDAGAADPPPTQGRGSAAGPSR
- the nuoL gene encoding NADH-quinone oxidoreductase subunit L, with product MAAAGSLELLWLLVALPLAGSAILLLGGRRTNDWGPYLAIAACAGSFLYGLMAFAALLGLEQRTADLHLYSWVPVNELQIDVGLLLDPLSATFVLLITGVGLLIHVYSLGYMAHDPRRRLFFGYLNLFIAAMLVLVLGNSYLALFLGWEGVGLASYLLISFWFHVPEYATAAKKAFIMNRVGDVGLLIAIFLMFAALGTTSFSGVFGSAELLAAGTATAIGLLLLLGAAGKSGQFPLHTWLPDAMAGPTPVSALIHAATMVTAGVYLIARSLPLYEVSDTARLVVGIIGVVTLVIGAVIGCVYDDIKKVLAYSTVSQIGYMFLAVAIPGAAAVAILHLLTHGFFKACMFLSAGSVMHGMNDQVDMRRFGGLRKEMPVTFACMTAGYLAIIGFPLFAGFFSKDLIVEAALDQGGVRGWLMGGTAIVIAGVTAFYMTRMMVMTFFGPKRWTEDVHPHESPAVMTVPMVILAVGSVVSGYLLVHVTPLPDFLAPVLGREEVQHVLEPIVVTAIVTAVSALGVLVAYLQYARRPVPTTAPVAVSPLTVAARRNLYFDALNENLLMRPGQYLTRALVFVDNRGIDGAVHGMAAGIGGGSGRLRRWQNGFVRSYALSMFGGAALVVGALLVTRLGT
- the nuoH gene encoding NADH-quinone oxidoreductase subunit NuoH, producing MTWLAQEGGRDNHLPLTSFGNEPLWLTIAKVLFVFALLVTMTLLTIWGERRVVARMQQRSGPNRVGPFGVGQGLADGIKLALKEDIIPAMADKPVYILAPLLSAIPAFLAFSVIPFGPKVTIAGHETALQLTDLPVGALFVLAAASVGVYGIVLAGWSSGSTYPLLGGLRSAAQVISYEIAMALSLVAVFLYAGSLSTSEIVAAQESRWFVLTLPVSFFIYVIAITGETNRAPFDLPEAESELVGGFHTEYSSLKFAMFFLAEYINIITVSALATTLFLGGWMPIWPFSQVEFLSTGFFPIVWFLSKTAAFIFCFIWLRGVLPRMRYDTFMRFGWKVLVPVGLLWIMLVAAIRTATLEIDDRRTLLFGVGVIFVVVLAVFWLIPAPSTDEQLTGAGSGVGEGPGTDLTPLSEGGYPAPPMDLVVPPTPRSLRHSALSGVGAAPENPESEA
- the nuoK gene encoding NADH-quinone oxidoreductase subunit NuoK; the protein is MNESYYLILAALLFTIGGLGVLLRRNAILVFMSVELMLNSVNLTLVTFSRTTGTLDGQVMAFFVMVVAAAEVVVGLAIIMSIFRSRRSASVDDANLLKY
- a CDS encoding NADH-quinone oxidoreductase subunit J, with the translated sequence MSDPQLLLAATSTGEAVTFWILGPIATVAAVMMVLARNAVHAALFLAGVMLSLAGLYAVQDAPFLAAVQIIVYTGAILMLFLFVLMLVGVDSSDSLIETLRGHRIAAFVVGLGFAALLTGTLASAMVGDDGTVAAVGLDAANEEGNVVGIARLLFTDYLFAFELTSALLITAALGAMVLAHKERATPRTTQRELARQRFAGGNPFALPGPGVYAGHNSTATPALLPDGSQSEDSVSPILESTAGGETNETVRQS
- the nuoI gene encoding NADH-quinone oxidoreductase subunit NuoI; amino-acid sequence: MAGILDPVRGFGLTFSQMFKKVTTEQYPEQVTPTAPRYHGRHVLNRHPDGLEKCIGCELCAWACPADAIYVEGADNTEEARYSPGERYASIYQINYLRCIFCGLCIEACPTRSLTMTNEYELADDSREDLIFTKTQLLAPMLPGMEEPPHPMRLGDSDADYYVGAVQKVSPVGGDPSVEGRLDPDDSGGAGQAER